ATTGTTCTATATAGACACTTCTGATGTCATAATTGTTCAAAACCACTTCTAGCTATACAGTCACAGAGGAAATCCCTCTCCTCAGCCCTTTTGCAACATTGATATATTGCACCGTAGTGGTGGTGTTGGTTAACCCCGGTGGATAGATAAGCACCACACAGATGCTTGCTCACTTCTCCGCCTTCCCTAgtgggacaggggaagaggaaaggaagaataaaagcaagaataGTTGGGGGTCAAGTTAAAGAAATGTTCAATAAGTGAAGgataagtggaagaagagagaagaaaacaatacagaataagtgatgcaaaggcaacactcaccacctcccatggGATACCCAGCCAGTTCTTGAGCAAAAGATGGCTAACCCCTCCTAAAACTTTTAATTGCTAAGCATGAAATTATATAGACTGAAAAATCTCTTTGGTTAGTTCAGATCATCTGCTCAGTTGTGTCCCCTCCTAATGTACTGTGCACCCCCCAATCTATTTGCTTGagggagaaacagagaaggccttgatgctgtgcaaacactgttcagcaagaggtaaaacattagtgtgttacCAGTGTTTGTGTCAAAAATCTAAACcacagcaccatatgagctgctatgaagaaaattaactctatcctagccaggCCCAGTACAAGTGGGCCTGACTTTTCAATGTTTTGCCTAGTAGTGGCACTTGGCTGTGGAAAAGAAGGCAACTCTCATTGTAGTGAACTAATTGATAAGGTAGAGGATGCAAGTTTCTGAATTATACGTAAATATACTCAAGGAAGAGGACAAAAAAGCCACCGTAGAATTTGGGCTGCTCAGTGTTCACCATTAGTTCACCATTAGCAATATTAAGTTGGCTCTTCTTCATGCATCACTAAAATAGGTCTGTTTCAGTAAGTTAGTTTTCACACTACTAAGTGCAGAATCTCATAGATTTACATGATCTTTCCTGTATTATTGCAGTCTTGTGGTTGGAAAgaagagagatggaagaaaatTGTGGATTAGTTCATGTGAAAATAACTGCTGCATTTGCAGAAATTCTATTACACAGCAATGCTCTGTATTACTGGGTGTGTGAGTCTCTGAGGATACATACAGCTACTTTCTATAGCACATAGTATACTAACAGTATATGAAAAAGCAGTTGGCTGGAAAATGTTAGTGAAGAACAATGAATTCTAGAGATTTTTTATTAACCCTCGTGGGCTGTTTTTTCTAGTGCTTACACAGGCTAGGGAGGGCAGGTTCAGGCCTTTAATCATGAATGCAGGCAGTTAGCTACCCACACTGAAAATCACAAACAGAGGTCTGGGGGCTAACTGCATGACCGGAAGTCTTTCAGGTATTACAAAATCAATGACACTAACAATCAATTGTATTTGTTAGATCAGGTATGTAGCAATATAGCATGCATGAAATCTGAATCATCCATTTCCATGAAATATACTGGCTTTCAAAAAACCTCATGTATTGGATCAGTCAGCAACCATTTCAGAAGAAACGTCTTTCCTTTCCTGGGTGTTCAGTTTTatacatctgaaaaaaagagacCTTCTCTTTGAAGGGTTTTTATACCTTTACATCTTGTTACATGGAACTTGTAGTGTAATCCAATGAAATGTAAATCACTGGATgcgtaaaggaaaaaaaaggaaaaataaactgtgagcaaagaaaaaatatagtCTGGTAAGCAATCTGTATCCTACCTACAGATTGCAGGTATGCTAGCTCTGCTAGCTAACTGCTTAGATTCATAGCAGGTTGACAGATTCATGCTAGACAggcacatttttccttttaaccacatttcttttcttattttgcaaTCCTTCCCCATATGCCACAGCAAAATTATGTTCTgagtctctttctctctcccagtGACATCTTCATTGCTGCTTCATTAACCAGTGCACCATCAGTGCATTTCATTACGGTTTCTCTCCTGGCTCACTGTGTTGATGCTAAGATGCAGCTACAAACTGGCTATCGAAATGCTTGTCTGTGTTTTAATCCTTCCTTCCATTCAAAAGAGGAGGAAGTCATCTCTTTGGCAAAATCCTAAATAAACCCCATATTCTATCTGTTACCCTTACTGGCCCACCAATGTGAAATAACTGGGGTGGCGTAGTGTGAGATGTGACAGATTTATTTACCTATTTGTTTATTGAAAAAGGCTGGGGGCATACTTCCTATCTGATCAATGTATTAAGACAATTTAGACTGATTTTATGTATGTGCCTTCAACTGACCTTGACAAAGTACTGAAGTTAATGAAAGCATGCTTCAATTCCATGATTGTTAGGAAATGAAAAGGCCATGCTGTGATAGATATCCTCTGTGACATATATCTCCAGTTGTACCAGTAGGGAGGGGACATGATTTAAATACTAGCTGGTTTCCAGTAGGTTTCCTGGGTTGAGAATACACTTAATTCATATTTAAGTGAAGAGAAAGATATAACTGCAAGTATGATAGAAGCACATAAATCAGTGCCAGAACACAGAGGAATAAAACAGGCATATTTAGAATCTCCTATGTagccatgaaaaagaaaataagaaacttgATGGACTCTTCAGAGCAGTTCCAATGTTAAAAAATGTGGCAGTGTGGCTGGTGTGAATTTTTAGGGGGAACAGGACTGAGGGTGTTGTCGGTCCTTTTCCATCCATCCGCTGCCCCCTGCTAATTCCAGCCCTCCCTGCTATGCTCTGTCAGAGCTCTCTACCAGTGCTGCATGTTAGACAGCTGTGAGGTTGCATCTGTTCTGTGTTTTCCACACAATTAAGGCAAAgacaaaaaatataaatgagataAATTGCTCTGACActaaattctgtgaaaaattatcTCTGATTTTGTAAGAATTTGGTGcaagattttgtcttttttaaaaatgtgattttgcagGATTTTATTATTACTCCTTTTATTTTcgttgtatttatttatatatttttattactacttttaAATTGGTGGCCCTATTTTTTCACAAATGGCTTTCTGTCTTGCACAGATCACTTCTTGGTTTGGGGAGGAAAGTGTGAAAAAAGAAGTGaagtgaggaaggagaaatgtaTGTCACACTAGATACAGACAAGGCAAATGAGTAGCTCATCTGTAAGGGACTATAAGAAAAGACTGTGACTTCTCTTGCATTATTTGAGGTACAGCACACAGTATGTACAGCTGTTGATgcaaaactcattaaaatattaattattctaTTATTTATATTGTAGTTGTGACTGAAGGTCCTAGTCAAGAATATAGACCGCTATATACTTAAAAGGAGTGGGGAAATTGTGTTACTATTATTAGATTTATAATGACATGGACTCTGATCATGGTCAGGCTGGCACCACCAAGACAGCACCCTGACAGTGGACTCCAGGggcagcaaaaataaatgaatgtgaCTCTGATGGTGGAAGACACAGTCACTTTGCAAAGAGAACATTCAAGCAAGAGTACTTCACCCTGAGAAGAGAAATGGTCAGTGAAAGCCGCATACAGACTGAAGGCTGACATGGCTGTGCACTGTAGTTTTTGCAGTACTTCATTACATACTTAACACTTACAGGCATCATAACAGAAGTAGATTTCAGGCTGAAGAATAATGTGAATGGCTGGGATTGAATCTCAAGGCCAGTGTAAAACACTGGCAAAGGAGAATTAAGTAATAACTCcttggaaagaagaggaaaataaatgtttctggtttgttttactGAGTACAGAGatataatttctaaaaaaaaatccctatgaTTTTGAAATCTGATCATTTTGATCTCAGGTGGGAGTGCTGGGTTTTGTATTACATATCTCAacatatcttttctttcttcttaccttctttctttttcaggttaCCTGTGCAAATTTAACAAATGGAGGAAAAACAGAACTTCTAAAATCAGGAAGCTCCAAATCCACACTAAAGCACATATGGACAGAAAGTAGCAAAGACTTGTCCATCAGCCGACTTCTGTCACAGACTTTTCATGGAAAGGAAAATGATACAGATTTGGACCTGCGATACGATGCCCCAGAAACTTATTCTGAGCAAGATCTCTGGGACTGGCTGAGGAACTCCACAGACCTGCAAGAGCCTCGGCCCAGAGCAAAGAGACGGCCCATCGTCAAGACTGggaaatttaagaaaatgtttgGCTGGGGCGATTTTCATTCCAACATCAAGACTGTGAAGCTAAATCTGTTAATAACAGGGAAAATCGTTGACCATGGCAATGGGACGTTTAGTGTTTACTTCAGGCATAACTCCACTGGTCAAGGGAATGTATCTGTGAGCCTAGTGCCCCCTACAAAAATAGTGGAATTTGACTTGGCACAACAGACGGTGATTGATGCCAAAGATTCCAAGTCCTTTAACTGTCGAATTGAGTATGAAAAGGTTGACAAGGCTACCAAGAACACACTCTGCAACTATGATCCTTCAAAAACCTGTTATCAGGAGCAGACCCAGAGCCATGTGTCATGGCTCTGCTCTAAGCCCTTTAAAGTAATCTGTATTTACATTTCCTTTTATAGTACAGATTATAAACTAGTACAGAAGGTGTGTCCTGATTACAACTACCACAGTGACACACCCTACTTCCCATCAGGGTGAGGACCAACACGTATCTGAGACTGAAGCCTGGGGAATAAAAGAGGTCATATGACAGGGCTGTAACCTCAAGGAGGAAGGTCACATCTATTGCCTGGAATGTGTCTACCTGCTGCTGCTGATGTCAAATGGCTGCAAATATGTTAGTGGAAAACAatctaatgtaattttttcccaGACAGCTCCATGTATCAACCTAGTTGTAAATCActatgaatttgaaataaaaccatacacatacacagagacacacactCTTTTAAGCTCACATATGTCGAGATTCCTGTTAAGAGAGCTTTCATTGTCTGATATCTAAGGTTTCAGGATGACTTATCATCAAGCAAAAAGGATTAACTAGACAGAATGGTTTCTAACACAGACTGTTATGGAAATCTCTTTGAAAGTCCTTTGAGTATACGCCAATCAATAATCCCCACTCATGCATTCTACTACTTGGAGTAGCTGTACTGGTAAATAATACTGTAGGAGTAAATACTtgttaaaatgggaaaaatatatgTCTGGAGTTCAGTATTCTTTATCATATGAACACAGCAAAGCATCATGACTTTTTTCCAGCATACAGTAGGCACATTCGAGGTGGTGTTAGGTGGCTCTTTTTCCATGGAGTGAGCCTATTACTAGTAAAGATGGGCAAACATTTGGAATTTACATGTGGGCAGACAATTTTGGTTTCATGTTTCTCTGACTCTTAAGCTCTGATTCTTTAGACCTGGTTGAGTTTAGGCCAGCTAAGCTACTTAAAAGCTCTCCAACTGATCTCCAAGAAGGAAAATGCTTGACGGAGAACATGTAAGTTATAAGTGGCTGTCTTATCTTTATTACAAAATATTGTAACAAATTCAATATCCTAGTCTTCATTTGTATGAATGGTTTGTATTGTACATAATTTAACCAGTGTTATTTGAGCTGCTTATTAATATTAACTTGTAATTGTCTCTCTGCTTGTTATTGGTTAAAAACAATCAAGGAAATGAGGAATCCATTTTATCAATGTAACTGTAAACTCCATTAAAAGACAGAACTATGTACAAAGCATTTATTCAGCTAAAGTATTGTTGAAAGCTATACATATACAACATTACAGTCTGTCtgtatttagatattttatttccagagaaaaaaaaatgaactgtacataaaaataaaaaatcttaaagTTGAGTTTCAATATGTACTGTGTAGATAGTATAAATGGTTCTGACAAGCAGATAACACTCCAAGTCTGACATGGTTTTCAATCTTGTCTctttgtatatgtacatatatatacatatatttataaatttttgtgtgtgcatgtttgtgcgTATATATGtacgtctgtgtgtgtgtgtgtaaatacatatAGACATATATGTAGAATAGATAAAAATTTCTCGGGCCCTATTCCTAGCAACCAGATCTTATTACTGAAGGGTCTTGCTAACTTGAGTGGAAGCCCCCACTCAGATAAGAAATTACAGGAGCAGGACCTTGTTTAAAATGATTCATTATCATTTAGAAGTGGGGAAACATAGAGCCACTCTCTGTGTCCACAGGCCTGTCTTTGCCTTAATTCTAGCCTCCTCTGAGGCATGGATCTCTCTTTATGGAATGAAGAGATCCCTTTTTATGGTACAAGggaatttttttcctataaacaAAATGCTCAtagctttttttatatatatttttttttctgtatagtgGCATACTTTACCCCCAGCATCCAGATAACCAGCAACTATAACAAGTCCATGTCTAAAAGAAGGCTACCCAAAGAAGACTCAGTATTTCATCTCATATCTTTCAGAATTACGGTTCCTGGCAAtactttctttccccttccaccCTCACCCCCAGGTTCTGTGCTCTTGTGTCACAACTGTGAATGCAGATATGGGTCAGCTTCCAAATGCTCAGCTTCATGGACAGCTTCTCCAAAGTCCCAATAAACACTCCACTAATGTTTCAAGAAGTGAGAAGTTTGAAACAACTTCCAGTTGTGGACCTCTCTTGCTGAGATGTGCAGAACCTAAatgagaatgaaacaaagcaaatggATAACATTATTGACAAGTAAATATTTTCCCATTGATGTATAAGTAGGAGAGGAGATGTCCATATTATTATTGCTTTGGCTTCTTTGAACAGTATACTTGTGgaaatttcttcattatatatGACATTTCCCAGGACATAAACTTGTGACCCTGGACCCTGTGTAGATTTGGAGAAAGAAATTGTCCAAGCCATACAGTCCAGATTCTGATCTCATTCAGGAATATACTgagatacattttcatttttcttggacATGAATTGTGATCTATACTAGTAGTGTTTTCTCTTTGTGTTCTATGGAAAGTAATTGTTCTGAATATAAACCGTAAGGTAATTTGTGCTATGACCAAGAGTAAAATCTTGGCTCTAttaaagtcaatgggaattttgctatTGAGCTCAATACAATTTTCCATTTAATAGTATGTAGAATTCCAGTGTTAAATATGATTAGCAATTTTAGCAATCTGTATTATGATTGAATAATACATGCTTTGTGTTCtcatttatatttctgaaaaatgaatgtgaaatatTATTACTGGTACAGtttcattactttcttttttaaaacttctcatAACTATATGAAGTGCATACATtctgttcatatatatatatatttatccaCATTTCAATTAACATCAATACAAAAGGAATTATTCGTCATGCAATGGTTCTGATCCTTTTAATTGTGGTAGTTGGTACTTTATCTGCCTCTCTCACAGTTAGTCATATTATTTTTTAGTCTTAAGCCTTTGAAGGACTTGCTATTCTTCATAAGCATTCTTGAGTTTGAACTTGGAAGAGTTCTTTTGGTGATCTAGTTGTGAAACAGTGATCTAATATCAAAATATATAATGTGTTACTTAGGTGCTAGTTCACTGCAATTCATTCAATCtctttgggaaatattttgagtTTGCTAACTTTGTTGAAGAATGTCTTTGGTTTTTCCATTTGAGAAAAGAATTTAATGAACATGAATGTGTTAATTCAGTTAAACAATGTATGTATGGGTATCTGGGTCTGGCACATGAACAATGCCTTAATGGAGTACTAGGCCAGGCAAATGTTGCCTCACTATAAGTCACTAATTCTAGacataataaaaatgtatatCTCTAAAGGTATATTTTTAGGATTAAAGAAGAttgagttatttatttttaagaaatgaagagactggttttgtttgcttttttttttttttaaaaaaaaacatttaaagcatGTTTTGTGTCTTATTTTCACTACGTAGAGAAGTCATAAATAGGGATATTTTAATGAACACAATTATCCTGTTGCAAAAATACACGGATCATGCGCTTAAGCAAAGATCAATATATTAAACTTGCCTTTGATATTTGTCACTGATAGAACTAATGTGTCAGCTTCTGTGCTTCTGAGAAAAGGAATCCAGAATATAGGAAACAGGTAGGTAGTTTTACCTTGCAAAAATCACTGATCAAAGTTCTAAACAGACTTTCACTTgttatttttatcaaaatatttcagcacGGGGCAGAAAATATACTTTCTTCCCTCCTTATGAAGTCACTCATAAAGTTTtatccctttcttccctttttcccagTATGCATGGATAGCAAGCAAACTAATAAATTCATCTTTACAAATACCTTGTCTTTCAAAGTTTTCCTTACTTAAAAAATGTGTCAGAAACGTGAAATTTACTGTAGTAATTTAAAATGA
The DNA window shown above is from Strix aluco isolate bStrAlu1 chromosome 1, bStrAlu1.hap1, whole genome shotgun sequence and carries:
- the NXPH1 gene encoding neurexophilin-1 isoform X1, yielding MQAVYWYAVLLLQPTLYLVTCANLTNGGKTELLKSGSSKSTLKHIWTESSKDLSISRLLSQTFHGKENDTDLDLRYDAPETYSEQDLWDWLRNSTDLQEPRPRAKRRPIVKTGKFKKMFGWGDFHSNIKTVKLNLLITGKIVDHGNGTFSVYFRHNSTGQGNVSVSLVPPTKIVEFDLAQQTVIDAKDSKSFNCRIEYEKVDKATKNTLCNYDPSKTCYQEQTQSHVSWLCSKPFKVICIYISFYSTDYKLVQKVCPDYNYHSDTPYFPSG
- the NXPH1 gene encoding neurexophilin-1 isoform X2; translation: MEIAAGLSKKKTSSLVTCANLTNGGKTELLKSGSSKSTLKHIWTESSKDLSISRLLSQTFHGKENDTDLDLRYDAPETYSEQDLWDWLRNSTDLQEPRPRAKRRPIVKTGKFKKMFGWGDFHSNIKTVKLNLLITGKIVDHGNGTFSVYFRHNSTGQGNVSVSLVPPTKIVEFDLAQQTVIDAKDSKSFNCRIEYEKVDKATKNTLCNYDPSKTCYQEQTQSHVSWLCSKPFKVICIYISFYSTDYKLVQKVCPDYNYHSDTPYFPSG